A single region of the Vanessa atalanta chromosome Z, ilVanAtal1.2, whole genome shotgun sequence genome encodes:
- the LOC125075819 gene encoding juvenile hormone esterase: MFRRTALWLLSGISLIICVESVPFRKTPLGDLQGYYMETRGGRQISAFTAIPYAVPPVGDLRFRAPIPVEAWEGTLNASKVSPVCVQRNPYTRQKEIVGQEDCLYLNIYSPFIGNDPIPENKLLPVMVFIHGGGWMCGDGTTQMYGPEHLLDKDVLFVAMNYRLGPLGFLSTQDEHCPGNNGLKDQQEALRFIQKTIHAFGGNNRSVTIFGESAGGASVNYHMLSETSTGLFHKAISESGTALVPWAEAPPGEAKRNAFRLAKFLNCPQAPSERMINCLRNLNSYDIINTEFQFYEWDYEPMTTFKAVIEPNLPGAFLTRSPRLPPSTNFVPWLTGLNKDEGCLKSVWITAHSERYEEFMSSFDTIAPITFYYDNSPYPGTITKKLRDMYLGKDDEAAKRGILKIYTDSYFAFPAIESVEQALNYSKSPVYLYELTYRGANSFSQIFGDPVGDYGVCHADELMYLFPIHFLLHEFTPEDYKILDLLVTLWTNFATSGNPNKPLQVPFHWYPATSGNKLEYLDIGAKQAMKHHLASRSRLWSDLPLWHNIKTPKIIDEL; encoded by the exons ATGTTCCGTAGGACTGCGCTATGGTTGTTGAGCGGGATTTCACTTATTATATGTGTTGAAAGTGTACCGTTCCGAAAAACACCATTAGGTGATTTGCAGGGATATTATATGGAAACAAGGGGAGGGAGACAGATTTCTGCGTTCACAGCCATCCCTTATGCCGTACCTCCTGTCGGAGACTTGAGATTTAGG GCACCAATACCAGTAGAGGCATGGGAAGGTACACTAAATGCTTCGAAAGTCAGTCCCGTTTGTGTTCAAAGAAACCCATACACACGACAAAAAGAGATAGTTGGTCAAGAGGACTGCCTTTACCTTAATATTTACTCGCCTTTTATCGgtaat gaccCTATACCAGAAAATAAACTTCTTCCTGTAATGGTATTTATACACGGAGGCGGTTGGATGTGTGGTGATGGTACCACCCAAATGTACGGCCCCGAGCATCTACTCGACAAAGATGTGTTGTTTGTAGCGATGAATTATAGAttgg GACCTCTTGGTTTCCTGTCGACTCAGGATGAGCATTGTCCCGGTAACAACGGCCTTAAAGATCAGCAAGAAGCACTTCGGTTCATACAGAAAACTATTCATGCTTTTGGTGGCAATAATAGATCGGTCACGATATTTGGTGAGAGTGCTGGTGGTGCCAGTGTCAATTATCACATGCTATCGGAAACTAGTACTG GACTTTTTCACAAGGCAATATCTGAATCCGGAACCGCTCTGGTCCCATGGGCAGAGGCACCACCCGGTGAAGCGAAACGGAACGCCTTCCGTCTTGCTAAGTTCCTCAATTGCCCACAAGCTCCTTCTGAACGGATGATCAATTGTCTCCGTAATTTAAACAGCTACGATATTATCAATACagaatttcaattttat GAATGGGACTACGAACCTATGACGACTTTCAAGGCCGTTATTGAACCTAATCTACCAGGCGCTTTCCTGACAAGAAGTCCTCGCCTCCCTCCTTCCACGAATTTCGTACCTTGGCTCACTGGCCTTAATAAAGATGAGGGATGCTTAAAGTCTGTCT GGATAACAGCGCATTCCGAGCGATATGAAGAGTTTATGTCTAGTTTCGACACCATCGCGCCTATTACGTTCTATTATGATAATTCTCCGTATCCAGGCACAATCACCAAAAAATTGCGTGACATGTACTTAGGCAAAGATGATGAAGCAGCCAAAAGAGGAATACTCAAG ATTTACACAGACTCATACTTTGCTTTTCCCGCCATCGAATCCGTTGAACAAGCTCTTAACTATAGTAAAAGTCCGGTGTACCTCTATGAACTTACATACCGAGGGGCTAACAGCTTCTCTCAGATTTTCGGTGATCCCGTAGGAGATTACG GAGTGTGTCACGCCGACGAACTCATGTATCTCTTCCCGATACACTTTCTCCTACACGAGTTTACTCCTGAAGATTATAAAATTCTTGATCTTCTTGTCACTCTTTGGACCAACTTTGCAACTTCTGG GAATCCAAATAAACCTCTTCAAGTTCCATTCCATTGGTACCCAGCAACTAGCGGGAATAAACTAGAATATCTAGACATCGGAGCGAAGCAAGCTATGAAGCATCACCTCGCTTCTAGGTCGCGGTTATGGAGTGATCTGCCGCTTTGGCATAATATCAAAACACCGAAGATTATCGACGAATTGTag
- the LOC125075827 gene encoding guanine nucleotide-binding protein subunit beta-2, whose protein sequence is MPKDDPETAALKKELNDIIAKAKAEQEKVADAKLAEKCGDMADVPKIRLITKKTLKGHINKVNSVHYSGDSRHCVTGSLDGKLIIWDTWSGNKVQVIPLRSAWVMSVAFAPSGNFVACGGMDNMCTVYDVNNRDATGSAKMVRELAGYEGFLSSCRFLDDTHILTGSGDMKICVWDLEVGKREVEFDAHAGDVVTISLAPDMKTYVTGSVDKTCKLWDVRAEKEKQTFFGHEADVNSVCYHPSGQAFATASEDKTARLFDIRSDQQLGHYTPPGASGFTSCGLSVSGRYLLAGSDDNTVHSWDTLKVAHTGTLNGHENRVTSISLAPSGIALASCSWDQGVRVWG, encoded by the exons ATGCCGAAAGATGACCCAGAGACCGCGGCGCTCAAAAAGGAATTGAATGATATAATCGCCAAAGCGAAG GCGGAACAAGAAAAAGTTGCAGACGCTAAACTAGCGGAAAAATGTGGCGATATGGCTGATGTTCCTAAGATTCGTCTTATAACTAAGAAAACCTTGAAAGggcatattaataaagttaactCTGTCCACTACAGCGGGGACTCTAG GCATTGCGTGACAGGTTCTTTGGATGGTAAGCTTATCATCTGGGACACTTGGAGCGGCAACAAAGTACAAGTGATACCGCTACGCTCTGCCTGGGTGATGAGTGTCGCATTCGCTCCCTCTGGAAACTTTGTtg caTGTGGCGGTATGGACAACATGTGCACGGTGTATGATGTTAACAACCGGGACGCCACGGGCTCAGCGAAGATGGTGCGCGAGCTGGCTGGTTACGAAGGATTTCTTAGCAGCTGTCGTTTCCTTGATGACACACACATACTCACAGGCTCCGGAGACATGAAGAT ATGTGTCTGGGATTTGGAAGTCGGCAAGAGAGAAGTCGAGTTCGACGCTCACGCAGGTGATGTGGTGACCATATCCTTAGCACCAG ACATGAAGACCTATGTTACTGGTTCCGTTGACAAGACTTGCAAGCTGTGGGATGTGCGAGCggagaaagaaaaacaaactttCTTCGGTCATGAAGCTGATGTGAACAGCGTATGC TACCATCCTAGTGGTCAAGCATTTGCAACTGCGTCCGAAGATAAGACAGCGCGACTGTTTGATATTCGCAGCGACCAGCAACTTGGTCACTACACGCCGCCGGGTGCCAGTGGCTTTACTAGTTGCG GGTTGTCGGTTAGCGGTCGCTATCTACTCGCTGGCTCCGACGATAACACTGTTCATTCCTGGGATACTCTGAAAGTCGCCCATAcag GAACGTTAAATGGACACGAAAACAGAGTGACGTCTATTTCGTTGGCGCCGAGCGGCATAGCGCTGGCGAGCTGCTCCTGGGACCAGGGTGTGAGGGTTTGGGGTTGA